TGCAGCAGATGATGGCTATGAACAAACTGATGGAAAATAAAACCAAATAGTAAGCATATACGCAAAGAAAGCGGCGTGTCTCTATCTGACAACGCCGCTTTCTTTTTATTTTCTTCGCTGTTCAAAGAATGTCTTCACTAACTGAAGACTTTCTTCTTCACAGGGCCCTTGTTCTACTTTCGTTTTAGGATGGAAAGGAGAGGTGCCGCCTGCCACTCGGCGATAACTGTTCTTGTCATCTTTCGCCGCATATACAATACGCCCGATCTTACTCCAGTAAAGAGCTCCTGCGCACATCAGGCAGGGCTCGAGCGTTACATACAACGTTGCTTCCATCAGGTATTTACTTCCCAGATAATTAAATGCAGCTGTAAGTGCCAGCATCTCCGCATGGGCGGTACAATCATTTAGCATTTCCACCTGGTTACTGCCTTTCCCGATTATCTTATCACTCAGCACGACCACGGCGCCTACAGGTACCTCTCCCTCATCAAAGGCTTTGCGTGCTTCCCGGAGGGCCTGCTGCATGTAGTATTTATCATCCATTGTTGTCGTCTGCTTTATGATTCGCTAACCGGTGTCTGTGATGCTATCAACTGCAAAAATTCATCTTCACTCAGTATCCTGATAGTGTTGATTTTTTTTGCTTTTTCCAATTTGCTGCCGGCATCATCACCAACGATCAGGAAGTTCAACTTACTACTTACACCACTCAGTATCTTGCCTCCCTGCTGTTCTACCATCTCCTCCGCATCACTGCGCTTCAGCTTGTTTAAGGTACCGGTGAAGAGGAAGTTCAACCCGTTCAGACTACCACCTGATGAATGATCTGCTTTATTGCTTTTCAGGTTCAAACCCAGTGATTCCAGCTCTTCGAGCATCTGGATATTATCATGTAACTGAAAGAACTGACTGATACTACCCGCTACCTTCGGTCCGATGTCCTCCAGTGCAAGTAGCTGCTCCTCTGTCCAGCCCTTGAAGTCCAGCAGGTGATTACATGCGTTGGCAAGTGTTTTAGCGGTTGTTTCTCCTACATAACGTACGCCCAGACCGAATATCAGTCTGTGTAAGGGCTGTGTCTTTGATTGCTCAATGGCACTTTGCAGATTGGTGAGCGACTTTTTACCAAATCCTTCCAGCTGTTCCAGTTTCGCAAAGTCTATTTTATAAATACCCGGAATGTCTTTCATCAGTCCGAGGGCATAGAATTTTTTTACGTTGCTTTCACCCAGACTACGGATGTCCATGGCGTCTTTGCTGACAAAATGGATCATTCTTTCCACTACCTGTGCCTCACAGTTAAGATTGACACAACGCCATACACTTTCACCCTCAGGCTTGAATAATGGATCATTACATACAGGGCAGTGCGTCGGGAATTTAATGTCCTCTTCGCTGCCATCACGCATGTCGGCCAGGGATTTTACGATGTAGGGAATCACATCACCTGCTCTTTCCACCAACACGGTATCACCGATCTTCAGGTCTTTTTCTCTCACTACATCTTCATTGAACAGTGAGATGGAACCAACCGTAACACCACCGATAGGTACAGGATCAATTTTCGCTACCGGGGTAACAGAGCCGGTACGGCCTACCTGGAACTCTACTTTACGGAGTTTACTGGTGGCCTGTCTGGCTTTGAACTTATACGCCATCGCCCAGCGTGGGTGATGCGTGGTCATGCCCAGTCTGTCCTGCAGTTCGTAGTCATTCACCTTGATCACCATACCGTCAATTTCGTAAGGAAGATTATCTCTTTCTTTCTCGAATTCTAGTACGTAATCAATAACTGCCTGTATACCTTTCACGACTTTCATTTCCTTTGCAGGAGACCGGAAACCGAGGTCGGCAAATAGTTGTAATGTATTACTATGTGTTGTGATCTCTTTCGGTTCTGTTTTACCGGGTTCCATCACGTGATAGCTCATGTGATAAAGGAATGCGTCCAGTCCACGTTTGGCTACTTCCCGGGGATCAACCATGCGCAAGGAGCCGGAAGCCGCATTACGGGGATTGGCCAGTGGCTGTAAGTTTTCTGCTACGCGTTGTTCGTTCTGTTTTTTAAAGGTGTCTTTATTGATCAGCACTTCTCCTCTGATCTCTATTGACTGAATGCCATATTTACTAAAGTCGGCTTTCTTAGGCACGGAACTGATCTGGTAGATGTTCCTCGTAATCTCTTCACCAGACACACCATCGCCGCGGGTGGCACCGCGTGAGAGTATATCGTTCTCAAATATTAATGAAATACTGGCGCCATCAAATTTCGGTTCTATACAGTATTCAATCTCTTCCAGTTTGCTTTGTTCGCGGTTCTTACGGTCCCAGTCATTAAGATCTTCTGCATTATAGGAGTTCTCCAGACTTAGCATAGGTACCAGATGTTGTACCGTTGGGAAATTTTTACCATTTCCCTGTGCTACACGCTGAGTGGGGGAGTCCGCGCTTATTTTGTCAGGATTGGCAGTTTCCAGTTCTTTCAACCAGGCAAACAACTGATCATATTCGTAATCACTTAAAACGGGGTCACTTTGCACATAGTAACGCCAGTCATTATAAATAATAACCCGGCGTAAGCCTTCCAGGGTACCATCCAGGTCCTGAATGCTTTCTTTTTGCTGCAATTTTCGTAACAGGTCCTTTGCTAATTGAAGCAAAGTGATTTCTATTTCTTTCGTATACATATAAAAACACTATCTGAACGTAAAATACAAATACTTTGAAAGTTATGGTTAAAATCGTTTAAATCCGCTGCTATGGCTGATTCGTATAAAATTTTGTACTTTTTACACTTATTATTTTTTAAAAAAAGATGTTAAAAATGTTTTTTATTAACAAAAATTTAATTAAGATTGTGTAACGAAACGAAAGTATCTGAAAGGCCAAAATTTAAGTCTGGATTTCTGAGGTAGCAATAGCCAATTTGAAGACCCGCTACGCAGAAATTCAAAAGAACGAAGAAATATAGATATTCAAACATATTGCTTTTATAATATTTCCATGTTACGTTAAAACAACGCTTTTATAAATTTCCATGTTAATGCTTTTATAGTTCTACGTTAATGCTTTTATGATTCTACGTTAATGCTTTTATGTAATTCCATGTTAGAATATTAGCTTTTATAAGTTCCACGTTTATAAATTCCACGTAAAATATTATCTAATTCCACGTCAATGAAATCTCGATGTGATTTTTACTCGTTGAGATTTTCTTCCCCTGCATAAATTTTTTATGCAGGGGCATTTTGTTTATAGGGGGTGTTAGTCGCGATTAAGCTGCTATCAAAAGAAACATTTCGAAATAACAGTTACATGTTTGTCATATCACTTGTTGCCAGGCGCATGGGGTGCCTGGATAGGGACGTCAACTGTATATGATAAACCCGAATGCCTCTCTGTGATCATAGCAATCAGTGTGACAGAATGGACCTCTCCGCTTTCACTGGAATTGCCCTTGGCTACGGTTGATAATGGAATTAGCGAGTATTTCAAAGCGATCCTGCAAAAGGTAAACCAGCTGTTGATTTCGCGTCACGAAGAGTTGATATCGCGTCACAAGGCGTTGTCATGGTAGATGTCTTCAACACCTGGCTGGTTGAACAAGGGTATGTTTGACCTAAGTTTGAGGTAAGTTTGAGGTGGCATTCTCTTACGTTTTAAAACGTAGGAGAAAGCCACCTCAAACTTACCTCAAACATACCCTGAAGCTGATTATTGGTCTTCTGCTTTCACAACATGCTGGAAAACATTTTTTCCGCATGATAATATAGGTATTACATATTTCTCCTGTACTGGCCACCTACCTCATATAGTGCATGGGTGATCTGGCCCAGTGAGCAGTGCTTGACTGTTTCCATCAGTGCTTCAAATAGATTGCCATTGCTGGTAGCTACCTGTTGCAACTGTTGTAAAGCGGCTTCGCTTTTCGCCGCATGCCGTTGATGGAATGCGGCTAGTGTGTTGATCTGAAATTCTTTTTCTTCCTGCGTAGAACGGATCACTTCTTCTGGAATGATAGTAGGAGAGCCTTTTTTATTCAGGAAGGTATTAACTCCAACGATGGGATATTGACCGGTGTGTTTTAGTGATTCGTAGTGAAGGCTTTCTTCCTGTATCTTATTGCGTTGGTACATCCGCTCCATAGCTCCCAGTACGCCGCCTCTTTCTGTTAATCGCTGGAATTCCGCCATCACCGCTTCTTCCACCAGGTCCGTCAGGTCTTCAATGAAGAAGGATCCCTGTGTAGGGTTCTCATTCTTCGCA
The DNA window shown above is from Chitinophaga agri and carries:
- a CDS encoding nucleoside deaminase, with the protein product MDDKYYMQQALREARKAFDEGEVPVGAVVVLSDKIIGKGSNQVEMLNDCTAHAEMLALTAAFNYLGSKYLMEATLYVTLEPCLMCAGALYWSKIGRIVYAAKDDKNSYRRVAGGTSPFHPKTKVEQGPCEEESLQLVKTFFEQRRK
- the ligA gene encoding NAD-dependent DNA ligase LigA, which gives rise to MLQLAKDLLRKLQQKESIQDLDGTLEGLRRVIIYNDWRYYVQSDPVLSDYEYDQLFAWLKELETANPDKISADSPTQRVAQGNGKNFPTVQHLVPMLSLENSYNAEDLNDWDRKNREQSKLEEIEYCIEPKFDGASISLIFENDILSRGATRGDGVSGEEITRNIYQISSVPKKADFSKYGIQSIEIRGEVLINKDTFKKQNEQRVAENLQPLANPRNAASGSLRMVDPREVAKRGLDAFLYHMSYHVMEPGKTEPKEITTHSNTLQLFADLGFRSPAKEMKVVKGIQAVIDYVLEFEKERDNLPYEIDGMVIKVNDYELQDRLGMTTHHPRWAMAYKFKARQATSKLRKVEFQVGRTGSVTPVAKIDPVPIGGVTVGSISLFNEDVVREKDLKIGDTVLVERAGDVIPYIVKSLADMRDGSEEDIKFPTHCPVCNDPLFKPEGESVWRCVNLNCEAQVVERMIHFVSKDAMDIRSLGESNVKKFYALGLMKDIPGIYKIDFAKLEQLEGFGKKSLTNLQSAIEQSKTQPLHRLIFGLGVRYVGETTAKTLANACNHLLDFKGWTEEQLLALEDIGPKVAGSISQFFQLHDNIQMLEELESLGLNLKSNKADHSSGGSLNGLNFLFTGTLNKLKRSDAEEMVEQQGGKILSGVSSKLNFLIVGDDAGSKLEKAKKINTIRILSEDEFLQLIASQTPVSES